Proteins from a single region of Neodiprion virginianus isolate iyNeoVirg1 chromosome 4, iyNeoVirg1.1, whole genome shotgun sequence:
- the LOC124303656 gene encoding GDP-fucose protein O-fucosyltransferase 2 isoform X4: MHGSLNVSLGLTERRTYSTKRTTFFRYILYDVNPPEGFNLRRDVYLRTSIFVRNLSEKSKKRYQWHLVLPPWGNLYHWRSTDIGPQKQIPWSTFFDLESLKKYVPVIEMHEFIKEYSQNSKTLAIDRVYILQNDEKMFETGNFDDKNQLVNCTPDALRKYQASSSGNYGAKFWGYSNVTANEVKCLVYHGTMSGLEENLYPDIYSSVMFDHMEIPLHDSYGTKEYWAARRSMRYNSALYEIANDFRQKYLKSNDSRDKTELPMDWTKEKSKRNALGGPYLCVHFRRRDFLIGRAGSVPTIKNAASQLSIKMEELNLQSIFIATDAENNEYNELKSLLNMYAVTRYTPSDSVKKLYKDGGVAIIDQIICSKARYFIGTHESTFTFRIQEDREIMGFPSKMTFNELCGIEKCKSRSSWKILW; encoded by the exons ATGCATGGAAGCCTTAATGTTTCATTGGGACTGACTGAACGTCGCACTTACTCAACAAAACGAACGACTTTTTTCAGATATATATTGTACGATGTGAATCCCCCTGAAGGATTCAACCTCAGGCGAGACGTCTACCTCAGAACGTCAATCTTTGTTAGAAACTTGTcagagaaaagtaaaaagcGCTACCAGTGGCACCTTGTCCTGCCACCATGGG GAAATTTGTACCATTGGAGAAGCACGGACATTGGTCCCCAGAAGCAGATACCATGGAGTACATTCTTCGACTTGGAGAGTTTGAAGAAATATGTACCAGTGATAGAGATGCACGAATTTATCAAAG AATACTCGCAAAACAGCAAGACCTTGGCGATAGATCGTGTCTACATTTtacaaaatgatgaaaaaatgtttgagacTGGTAActttgacgataaaaatcagcTCGTCAACTGTACCCCTGATGCGTTGAGAAAGTACCAAGCCTCTAGTTCTGGCAACTACGGTGCAAAGTTTTGGGGCTACTCGAATGTCACTGCTAACGAAGTGAAGTGCCTAGTCTATCATGGCACTATGTCTGGACTTGAGGAGAATCTCTATCCTGATATTTACAG CTCTGTGATGTTCGATCACATGGAGATACCCCTTCATGATTCTTACGGTACAAAAGAATACTGGGCAGCAAGACGCAGCATGAGATATAACTCTGCTCTCTATGAGATCGCTAATGATTTCAGGCAGAAATATTTAAAGTCAAATGACTCTAGGGACAAGACAGAACTACCTATGGACTGGACCAAGGAGAAA agCAAAAGAAACGCGCTCGGAGGACCATATCTATGTGTACACTTTAGAAGACGCGATTTTTTAATAGGTCGCGCAGGTTCTGTACCGACAATAAAGAATGCGGCATCTCAGTTGAGTATAAAAATGGAAGAACTAAATTTGCAGTCGATTTTTATAGCAACAGATGCAGAGAATAACG AATACAATGAGCTTAAATCACTGCTCAACATGTATGCAGTAACAAGATACACACCATCAGATAGTGTTAAAAAGTTGTATAAAGATGGGGGTGTTGCTATTATAGatcaaataatttgttcaaaaGCGAG GTACTTCATAGGAACGCACGAATCGACGTTCACGTTCCGAATCCAAGAAGATAGGGAAATAATGGGTTTCCCATCGAAGATGACATTCAATGAATTGTGCGGAATTGAGAAATGCAAATCTAGAAGTTCATGGAAAATCTTGTGGTGA
- the LOC124303659 gene encoding cathepsin O-like, which yields MEWKTVITTIAVVSLCFLAIPIKIEPDNTESDLKLFKTYVEKFKKSYTRSPAEYEERFRKFQRSLRHIEEMNAKRTSKESARYGVTEFSDLSEDEFASSYLRPDLSSRGMRHLHHSHHHSHRHNRDDTKDGRADSSEKNRLRRSTTGLPVKFDWRETGFVTPVRNQMNCGACWAFSTVEVAETMFAINNGTLHTLSVQEMIDCAGNSNFGCNGGDICSLLMWLTVTRVKIKAETAYPMTWRTGSCQLKKEDLSSAGTFGVQIIDFTCDNFVDAEESLMATLVSHGPVAAAVNALSWQNYLGGIIQFHCDGGFKSLNHAVEIVGYDLSASVPFYIVRNSWGENFGDNGYLYLAAYGNLCGIANQVSSLDVA from the exons ATGGAGTGGAAAACGGTGATAACCACAATCGCGGTAGTGAGCCTGTGCTTCTTGGCAATACCGATCAAGATCGAGCCCGACAACACCGAAAGCGACCTAAAATTGTTCAAGActtatgttgaaaaatttaagaaatctTATACACGATCACCTGCAGAGTACGAGGAAAGGTTTCGCAAGTTTCAG agATCCCTTCGACATATCGAGGAGATGAACGCCAAGCGAACATCGAAAGAAAGTGCGAGATACGGGGTTACAGAATTTTCCGACTTGTCTGAGGACGAGTTTGCGAGCTCTTATTTACGCCCTGATTTGTCCTCGCGTGGAATGCGGCATCTCCATCACTCGCATCATCACTCGCACCGTCACAATCGGGATGATACTAAAGATGGTCGAGCCGACAGCAGTGAGAAGAACAGATTGCGGAGATCTACTACCGGGTTACCGGTAAAATTCGACTGGAGAGAAACGGGATTCGTAACTccagttcgaaaccaaatgAACTGCGGTGCTTGCTGGGCATTCAGCACTGTCGAAGTCGCCGAAACGATGTTTGCGATTAATAATGGCACGTTGCACACGCTTAGTGTTCAAGAG ATGATTGATTGCGCTGGAAACAGTAACTTCGGTTGTAACGGCGGTGATATTTGCAGTCTGTTGATGTGGTTGACGGTAACGCGGGTTAAAATCAAGGCGGAAACCGCGTACCCGATGACGTGGAGAACGGGCAGCTGCCaattgaaaaa GGAAGATTTGTCATCCGCGGGCACATTTGGCGTGCAGATTATAGATTTCACATGCGACAA TTTCGTAGACGCCGAAGAATCGCTGATGGCAACCCTTGTCAGTCATGGTCCAGTCGCTGCAGCAGTGAATGCTTTATCGTGGCAAAATTACCTGGGAGGTATAATTCAATTCCACTGTGACGGCGGATTCAAAAGTCTAAATCACGCGGTTGAGATCGTGGGCTACGATTTGAGCGCCTCCGTGCCTTTTTATATTGTCAGAAATTCTTGGGGTGAGAATTTCGGCGATAATGGTTACCTGTACCTTGCAGCTTACGGTAATCTCTGCG GTATTGCCAACCAAGTGTCGTCGTTGGACGTCGCGTAG
- the LOC124303663 gene encoding 40S ribosomal protein S3 — MRVMRSSPISVSSRKTLQFSVSFLVTALIMAARSISKKRKFVGDGVFKAELNEFLTRELAEDGYSGVEVRVTPTRTEIIIMATRTQNVLGEKGRRIRELTSVVQKRFNFKEHSVELYAEKVATRGLCAIAQAESLRYKLIGGLAVRRACYGVLRFIMESGAKGCEVVVSGKLRGQRAKSMKFVDGLMIHSGEPTNDYVDTATRHVLLRQGVLGIKVKIMLPWDPNGKTGPKKPLPDNVSVVEPKEETLPTYPSSDVKVAKPDAPPVAPIPV; from the exons ATGCGAGTTATGCGGTCGAGTCCCATTTCCGTTTCCAGTCGGAAGACCCTTCAGTTTTCCGTCTCCTTTCTTGTAACAGCGCTGATTATGGCAGCCCGTTCGATTTCGAAGAAGAGGAAG TTTGTTGGAGACGGAGTCTTCAAAGCTGAGCTCAACGAGTTTCTGACTCGTGAACTTGCAGAGGATGGTTACTCGGGTGTTGAAGTGCGTGTCACCCCAACGCGCACTGAAATCATCATCATGGCTACACGTACCCAGAATGTCCTAGGAGAGAAAGGACGCCGGATAAGAGAGCTAACTTCGGTAGTTCAGAAGAGGTTCAATTTCAAGGAACACAGCGTGGAACTATACGCTGAGAAGGTAGCAACTCGTGGTCTTTGCGCCATTGCCCAGGCCGAATCTCTACGTTACAAACTTATCGGAGGACTGGCTGTCAGACG tgCGTGTTACGGAGTACTTCGTTTCATCATGGAGTCTGGTGCTAAAGGATGTGAAGTTGTCGTGAGCGGAAAACTTCGTGGACAGCGTGCAAAGTCCATGAAATTCGTCGACGGACTTATGATCCACTCCGGAGAGCCAACAAATGACTACGTTGACACAGCAACCCGACACGTACTCCTCAGACAAG GTGTTTTGGGAattaaagtgaaaattatGCTTCCTTGGGACCCCAATGGTAAGACTGGACCCAAGAAACCTCTGCCGGACAACGTGTCAGTCGTAGAGCCAAAGGAAGAAACTCTTCCCACTTATCCATCCTCCGATGTTAAGGTGGCCAAACCGGATGCTCCTCCTGTTGCACCGATTCCTGTATAA
- the LOC124303656 gene encoding GDP-fucose protein O-fucosyltransferase 2 isoform X2 encodes MPVSDLTYKNVAQAPEYCGKKNGYALDDKNCFWHTEFTSKRYILYDVNPPEGFNLRRDVYLRTSIFVRNLSEKSKKRYQWHLVLPPWGNLYHWRSTDIGPQKQIPWSTFFDLESLKKYVPVIEMHEFIKEYSQNSKTLAIDRVYILQNDEKMFETGNFDDKNQLVNCTPDALRKYQASSSGNYGAKFWGYSNVTANEVKCLVYHGTMSGLEENLYPDIYSSVMFDHMEIPLHDSYGTKEYWAARRSMRYNSALYEIANDFRQKYLKSNDSRDKTELPMDWTKEKSKRNALGGPYLCVHFRRRDFLIGRAGSVPTIKNAASQLSIKMEELNLQSIFIATDAENNEYNELKSLLNMYAVTRYTPSDSVKKLYKDGGVAIIDQIICSKARYFIGTHESTFTFRIQEDREIMGFPSKMTFNELCGIEKCKSRSSWKILW; translated from the exons atgcCTGTAT CAGACTTGACTTACAAGAACGTTGCTCAGGCGCCAGAATATtgtggaaagaaaaatggatATGCTTTagatgataaaaattgcttTTGGCACACCGAATTCACTAGCAAGAG ATATATATTGTACGATGTGAATCCCCCTGAAGGATTCAACCTCAGGCGAGACGTCTACCTCAGAACGTCAATCTTTGTTAGAAACTTGTcagagaaaagtaaaaagcGCTACCAGTGGCACCTTGTCCTGCCACCATGGG GAAATTTGTACCATTGGAGAAGCACGGACATTGGTCCCCAGAAGCAGATACCATGGAGTACATTCTTCGACTTGGAGAGTTTGAAGAAATATGTACCAGTGATAGAGATGCACGAATTTATCAAAG AATACTCGCAAAACAGCAAGACCTTGGCGATAGATCGTGTCTACATTTtacaaaatgatgaaaaaatgtttgagacTGGTAActttgacgataaaaatcagcTCGTCAACTGTACCCCTGATGCGTTGAGAAAGTACCAAGCCTCTAGTTCTGGCAACTACGGTGCAAAGTTTTGGGGCTACTCGAATGTCACTGCTAACGAAGTGAAGTGCCTAGTCTATCATGGCACTATGTCTGGACTTGAGGAGAATCTCTATCCTGATATTTACAG CTCTGTGATGTTCGATCACATGGAGATACCCCTTCATGATTCTTACGGTACAAAAGAATACTGGGCAGCAAGACGCAGCATGAGATATAACTCTGCTCTCTATGAGATCGCTAATGATTTCAGGCAGAAATATTTAAAGTCAAATGACTCTAGGGACAAGACAGAACTACCTATGGACTGGACCAAGGAGAAA agCAAAAGAAACGCGCTCGGAGGACCATATCTATGTGTACACTTTAGAAGACGCGATTTTTTAATAGGTCGCGCAGGTTCTGTACCGACAATAAAGAATGCGGCATCTCAGTTGAGTATAAAAATGGAAGAACTAAATTTGCAGTCGATTTTTATAGCAACAGATGCAGAGAATAACG AATACAATGAGCTTAAATCACTGCTCAACATGTATGCAGTAACAAGATACACACCATCAGATAGTGTTAAAAAGTTGTATAAAGATGGGGGTGTTGCTATTATAGatcaaataatttgttcaaaaGCGAG GTACTTCATAGGAACGCACGAATCGACGTTCACGTTCCGAATCCAAGAAGATAGGGAAATAATGGGTTTCCCATCGAAGATGACATTCAATGAATTGTGCGGAATTGAGAAATGCAAATCTAGAAGTTCATGGAAAATCTTGTGGTGA
- the LOC124303656 gene encoding GDP-fucose protein O-fucosyltransferase 2 isoform X3, translating into MPVYLTYKNVAQAPEYCGKKNGYALDDKNCFWHTEFTSKRYILYDVNPPEGFNLRRDVYLRTSIFVRNLSEKSKKRYQWHLVLPPWGNLYHWRSTDIGPQKQIPWSTFFDLESLKKYVPVIEMHEFIKEYSQNSKTLAIDRVYILQNDEKMFETGNFDDKNQLVNCTPDALRKYQASSSGNYGAKFWGYSNVTANEVKCLVYHGTMSGLEENLYPDIYSSVMFDHMEIPLHDSYGTKEYWAARRSMRYNSALYEIANDFRQKYLKSNDSRDKTELPMDWTKEKSKRNALGGPYLCVHFRRRDFLIGRAGSVPTIKNAASQLSIKMEELNLQSIFIATDAENNEYNELKSLLNMYAVTRYTPSDSVKKLYKDGGVAIIDQIICSKARYFIGTHESTFTFRIQEDREIMGFPSKMTFNELCGIEKCKSRSSWKILW; encoded by the exons atgcCTGTAT ACTTGACTTACAAGAACGTTGCTCAGGCGCCAGAATATtgtggaaagaaaaatggatATGCTTTagatgataaaaattgcttTTGGCACACCGAATTCACTAGCAAGAG ATATATATTGTACGATGTGAATCCCCCTGAAGGATTCAACCTCAGGCGAGACGTCTACCTCAGAACGTCAATCTTTGTTAGAAACTTGTcagagaaaagtaaaaagcGCTACCAGTGGCACCTTGTCCTGCCACCATGGG GAAATTTGTACCATTGGAGAAGCACGGACATTGGTCCCCAGAAGCAGATACCATGGAGTACATTCTTCGACTTGGAGAGTTTGAAGAAATATGTACCAGTGATAGAGATGCACGAATTTATCAAAG AATACTCGCAAAACAGCAAGACCTTGGCGATAGATCGTGTCTACATTTtacaaaatgatgaaaaaatgtttgagacTGGTAActttgacgataaaaatcagcTCGTCAACTGTACCCCTGATGCGTTGAGAAAGTACCAAGCCTCTAGTTCTGGCAACTACGGTGCAAAGTTTTGGGGCTACTCGAATGTCACTGCTAACGAAGTGAAGTGCCTAGTCTATCATGGCACTATGTCTGGACTTGAGGAGAATCTCTATCCTGATATTTACAG CTCTGTGATGTTCGATCACATGGAGATACCCCTTCATGATTCTTACGGTACAAAAGAATACTGGGCAGCAAGACGCAGCATGAGATATAACTCTGCTCTCTATGAGATCGCTAATGATTTCAGGCAGAAATATTTAAAGTCAAATGACTCTAGGGACAAGACAGAACTACCTATGGACTGGACCAAGGAGAAA agCAAAAGAAACGCGCTCGGAGGACCATATCTATGTGTACACTTTAGAAGACGCGATTTTTTAATAGGTCGCGCAGGTTCTGTACCGACAATAAAGAATGCGGCATCTCAGTTGAGTATAAAAATGGAAGAACTAAATTTGCAGTCGATTTTTATAGCAACAGATGCAGAGAATAACG AATACAATGAGCTTAAATCACTGCTCAACATGTATGCAGTAACAAGATACACACCATCAGATAGTGTTAAAAAGTTGTATAAAGATGGGGGTGTTGCTATTATAGatcaaataatttgttcaaaaGCGAG GTACTTCATAGGAACGCACGAATCGACGTTCACGTTCCGAATCCAAGAAGATAGGGAAATAATGGGTTTCCCATCGAAGATGACATTCAATGAATTGTGCGGAATTGAGAAATGCAAATCTAGAAGTTCATGGAAAATCTTGTGGTGA
- the LOC124302833 gene encoding dnaJ homolog subfamily C member 21-like produces the protein MKYPESMKCHYEVLGVSRDASDDDLKKAYRKLALKCHPDKNFDNTEDAKEQFQIVQRAWEVLSDPQERAWYDNHREAILKGGIGGNYKDDSIDLFQYFTTSCYEGYGDGEKEFYTVYGKVFEQLTAEESEFCKEEDLDDEVSGFGNSTSSYHDVHKFYAYWQSYSTKRSFAWLDTYDIRDTPNRRALRLAEKENKKIRDKAKKERNEQVRNLVAFVRKRDKRVKAHAKILAERAKENTEKTQERRRQQLIQRQKELESYTEPEWSKFSNIEQDLKVIEANLAAEFGEELTSNIDSKDADDTDSNTLYCVACSKIYKTQKAFTNHENSKKHDDNVSTMIASFMADENMEFECSIRKYNSDFELNFKCGSKKNICLISRNRKSVILAISREIRDLLMNRSENIDVNAKGNQRSTSNEEMISDSESSSTSEKNTNKLVKKQGVELATGPEPEDFLIVIKIHDNMNILIPECKLISDQENELDNPVLHMREKSRKSKNKKRKNVQKVILEQTTDDEQELDAHFGWSKKQRRKQKQKEATLDNKYHTVPETIDNFTKGNKVNFDDTDLSFEVDARLLTQSTKKSKGKRAKEARRIQKLSSDESRRKDKKEKKREGSWEESVLDLYHLCILCGVWKLAQNFNGGGVLLKYRPLRLVTTSVAAIEGFKLYKRDGNRFENHAQQSVSITLSQPDSVFHWLH, from the exons ATGAAATACCCAGAAAGTATGAAGTGCCACTACGAAGTACTCGGCGTTTCGAGAGATGCGTCAGAcgacgatttgaaaaaagcGTACAGAAAACTAGCACTGAAATGCCATCCTGATAAGAATTTCGACAATACCGAAGATGCTAAAgaacaatttcaaatcgtCCAACGAGCATGGGAGGTCTTAAGTGATCCGCAAGAACGAGCCTGGTATGACAATCACCGAGAAGCTATTTTGAAAGGAGGGATAGGAGGGAATTACAAAGATGATTCGATCGATTTGTTCCAATACTTCACTACGAGCTGTTATGAGGGCTATGGCGATGgcgaaaaagaattttacacggtttatggaaaagtttttgaacAACTGACTGCTGAAGAATCAGAGTTTTGTAAAGAAGAAGATTTGGACGATGAAGTATCTGGTTTTGGGAATTCCACTAGCTCATATCACGATGTTCACAAATTTTATGCATATTGGCAAAGCTATTCGACTAAGAGGTCATTTGCTTGGCTAGATACATACGATATTCGTGATACCCCAAACAGACGTGCTTTAAGATTGGCAGAAAAGGAGAACAAGAAAATTAGAGACAAGGCTAAAAAAGAACGCAATGAACAAGTTCGGAACCTTGTAGCATTCGTTCGCAAGCGTGATAAACGAGTTAAAGCGCATGCAAAAATCCTGGCAGAAAGAGCTAAAGAAAATACCGAAAAAACACAAGAACGGAGAAGGCAACAACTGATCCAGAGACAAAAAGAACTGGAAAGTTATACCGAGCCGGAATGGTCAAAGTTTTCTAATATCGAACAAGATTTAAAGGTTATTGAAGCAAATCTTGCTGCTGAGTTTGGAGAGGAATTAACTTCAAATATAGATTCTAAAGATGCCGATGATACGGATAGTAACACCCTGTATTGCGTTGCTTGCAGCAAAATATACAAGACACAGAAAGCATTTACGAATCACGAAAATTCCAAGAAACACGACGATAATGTTTCAACCATGATAGCCTCCTTCATGGCTGATGAAAATATGGAATTTGAATGCAGTATTCGAAAGTACAATTCGGactttgaattgaattttaaatgcggtagcaaaaaaaatatttgtttgataAGTCGAAACCGGAAAAGTGTGATATTGGCAATAAGCCGAGAAATACGAGATCTCTTGATGAACCGCAGTGAGAATATCGATGTGAATGCGAAAGGCAACCAGCGAAGTACATCAAATGAAGAAATGATTTCGGATAGTGAATCAAGTTctacaagtgaaaaaaatacaaataagcTTGTGAAAAAACAAGGTGTTGAACTAGCCACAGGCCCAGAACCGGAAGACTTTCTTATAGTAATTAAAATACACGATAACATGAATATACTGATTCCTGAATGTAAATTGATATCAGACCAAGAGAACGAACTTGACAACCCAGTGTTACATATGAGAGAAAAATCTCGCAAAAGTAAGAACAAAAAGcgtaaaaatgttcaaaaagtCATTCTTGAACAAACAACCGACGATGAGCAAGAACTAGATGCTCATTTTGGGTGGTCCAAGAAACAGCgaaggaaacaaaaacaaaaggaagCAACTCTTGACAACAAATATCACACTGTCCCAGAAACGATTGACAATTTTACTAAAGGCaacaaagtaaattttgaCGATACTGACTTGAGCTTTGAAGTAGATGCCAGATTATTAActcaaagtacaaaaaaatctaaaggTAAGAGAGCAAAGGAAGCAAGAAGAATTCAGAAGTTAAGCTCTGATGAGAGCAGACGCAAGGacaagaaggaaaaaaagagagaagggTCATGGGAAGAAAGCGTTCTGGATTTATATCACTTGTGTATTCTATGTGGA gtctggaaactcGCTCAAAACTTCAACGGCGGGGGTGTCTTATTGAAGTACCGGCCGCTTCGCCTGGTGACCACGAGTGTCGCTGCTATTGAGGGTTTCAAGCTGTATAAGAGAGACGGAAACAGATTTGAAAACCACGCTCAACAATCTGTTTCCATAACTCTGTCACAGCCTGATAGCGTTTTCCACTGGTTGCACTGA
- the LOC124303656 gene encoding GDP-fucose protein O-fucosyltransferase 2 isoform X1 has protein sequence MIASDILLYFFLLISADLTYKNVAQAPEYCGKKNGYALDDKNCFWHTEFTSKRYILYDVNPPEGFNLRRDVYLRTSIFVRNLSEKSKKRYQWHLVLPPWGNLYHWRSTDIGPQKQIPWSTFFDLESLKKYVPVIEMHEFIKEYSQNSKTLAIDRVYILQNDEKMFETGNFDDKNQLVNCTPDALRKYQASSSGNYGAKFWGYSNVTANEVKCLVYHGTMSGLEENLYPDIYSSVMFDHMEIPLHDSYGTKEYWAARRSMRYNSALYEIANDFRQKYLKSNDSRDKTELPMDWTKEKSKRNALGGPYLCVHFRRRDFLIGRAGSVPTIKNAASQLSIKMEELNLQSIFIATDAENNEYNELKSLLNMYAVTRYTPSDSVKKLYKDGGVAIIDQIICSKARYFIGTHESTFTFRIQEDREIMGFPSKMTFNELCGIEKCKSRSSWKILW, from the exons ATGATAGCCTCGGATAtcttgttgtatttttttctgttaatttCAGCAGACTTGACTTACAAGAACGTTGCTCAGGCGCCAGAATATtgtggaaagaaaaatggatATGCTTTagatgataaaaattgcttTTGGCACACCGAATTCACTAGCAAGAG ATATATATTGTACGATGTGAATCCCCCTGAAGGATTCAACCTCAGGCGAGACGTCTACCTCAGAACGTCAATCTTTGTTAGAAACTTGTcagagaaaagtaaaaagcGCTACCAGTGGCACCTTGTCCTGCCACCATGGG GAAATTTGTACCATTGGAGAAGCACGGACATTGGTCCCCAGAAGCAGATACCATGGAGTACATTCTTCGACTTGGAGAGTTTGAAGAAATATGTACCAGTGATAGAGATGCACGAATTTATCAAAG AATACTCGCAAAACAGCAAGACCTTGGCGATAGATCGTGTCTACATTTtacaaaatgatgaaaaaatgtttgagacTGGTAActttgacgataaaaatcagcTCGTCAACTGTACCCCTGATGCGTTGAGAAAGTACCAAGCCTCTAGTTCTGGCAACTACGGTGCAAAGTTTTGGGGCTACTCGAATGTCACTGCTAACGAAGTGAAGTGCCTAGTCTATCATGGCACTATGTCTGGACTTGAGGAGAATCTCTATCCTGATATTTACAG CTCTGTGATGTTCGATCACATGGAGATACCCCTTCATGATTCTTACGGTACAAAAGAATACTGGGCAGCAAGACGCAGCATGAGATATAACTCTGCTCTCTATGAGATCGCTAATGATTTCAGGCAGAAATATTTAAAGTCAAATGACTCTAGGGACAAGACAGAACTACCTATGGACTGGACCAAGGAGAAA agCAAAAGAAACGCGCTCGGAGGACCATATCTATGTGTACACTTTAGAAGACGCGATTTTTTAATAGGTCGCGCAGGTTCTGTACCGACAATAAAGAATGCGGCATCTCAGTTGAGTATAAAAATGGAAGAACTAAATTTGCAGTCGATTTTTATAGCAACAGATGCAGAGAATAACG AATACAATGAGCTTAAATCACTGCTCAACATGTATGCAGTAACAAGATACACACCATCAGATAGTGTTAAAAAGTTGTATAAAGATGGGGGTGTTGCTATTATAGatcaaataatttgttcaaaaGCGAG GTACTTCATAGGAACGCACGAATCGACGTTCACGTTCCGAATCCAAGAAGATAGGGAAATAATGGGTTTCCCATCGAAGATGACATTCAATGAATTGTGCGGAATTGAGAAATGCAAATCTAGAAGTTCATGGAAAATCTTGTGGTGA